The Corynebacterium comes genome window below encodes:
- a CDS encoding AraC family transcriptional regulator, which yields MTFDDADAFGRSITRVYRPVFHDDAGRQATVSPVHLPGGGGFRAALQSYQLDDVVLSTVHASGHEVDYAGTVAPDDSALKIYYVLDGAAVIRQEGREQTIGRGQLGVHDSMNPYQVWSDTGFESLIMVVPKSRLLTLGPAYHDLRAARFTPDEGPGRVALPYLRGLAHSIDEVGRGYGHQIARTTVDMLTMLFGSTLGAAPPEAESRRAGQRAAIERWIDGNLLAEDLSPGRIAREHFISTRTLHNLFAEVGTTSGAVVRERRLALAGDLLIRHPELAVVQVAQRAGFPDASYFSRCFRRQFECTPSEFREAGWVAGLRCGPDHLALQS from the coding sequence GTGACCTTCGATGACGCCGACGCCTTCGGGCGCAGCATCACCCGGGTGTACCGGCCCGTGTTCCACGACGACGCCGGCCGACAGGCCACCGTCTCGCCGGTCCACCTCCCCGGGGGCGGTGGTTTCCGCGCTGCCCTCCAGTCCTATCAGCTGGATGACGTGGTGTTGTCCACCGTGCACGCCTCCGGGCACGAGGTCGACTACGCCGGTACCGTCGCCCCGGATGATTCGGCGCTGAAGATCTACTACGTACTCGACGGTGCGGCGGTCATCCGCCAGGAGGGGAGGGAGCAGACCATCGGACGTGGCCAGCTCGGCGTCCATGACTCGATGAACCCCTATCAGGTGTGGAGCGACACGGGCTTCGAGAGCCTCATCATGGTCGTACCCAAATCACGCCTTCTGACCCTCGGTCCGGCCTATCACGACCTCCGGGCCGCCAGATTCACACCGGATGAAGGCCCGGGGCGGGTGGCGTTGCCGTACCTCAGGGGCCTGGCCCACAGCATCGATGAGGTGGGGCGTGGCTACGGGCACCAGATCGCCCGGACCACGGTGGACATGCTGACGATGCTCTTCGGCTCCACGCTGGGGGCGGCGCCACCGGAGGCGGAAAGCCGGCGCGCCGGGCAGCGGGCCGCCATCGAGCGTTGGATCGACGGGAATCTCCTGGCGGAGGACCTGTCGCCCGGGCGCATCGCGCGGGAGCATTTCATCTCCACACGCACGCTCCACAACCTCTTCGCCGAGGTGGGCACCACGTCGGGTGCTGTGGTGCGGGAACGCCGCCTCGCTCTCGCCGGAGACCTGCTCATCCGGCACCCCGAGCTTGCCGTGGTGCAGGTCGCGCAACGGGCGGGCTTCCCGGACGCCTCCTATTTCTCACGGTGCTTCCGCAGGCAGTTCGAATGCACCCCGAGTGAGTTCCGTGAGGCCGGGTGGGTGGCAGGGTTGCGGTGTGGTCCCGACCATCTTGCACTCCAGTCCTAG
- a CDS encoding IclR family transcriptional regulator, translated as MTEKISAIFSAFERERRPLSLTEVAEHADLPLSSAHRMVKDLIGHGLLTRTADGRYQVGLRLWRLGQSVGHQLRETAHPYIQDLYSLTGETSHLAIRDGREVLYIFRLYGTKRVARSSWSGGRLPLHTTAVGKVILAHEEEWVQEAFLSLQMDRPTRNTIDNPATLARELAQIRGQGYATTYEEQRLGTCSIAVPVFHSGQIGAGLGVVLSADKFPTLPRFLPTLQAVSRRIEKATAHIPLETLLESSRLGDH; from the coding sequence GTGACGGAGAAGATCTCGGCGATTTTCTCGGCCTTCGAGCGGGAACGTCGCCCGTTGTCGCTGACCGAGGTGGCCGAACACGCCGACCTCCCCCTCAGTTCGGCACACCGCATGGTCAAGGATCTGATCGGGCACGGCCTGCTCACCCGCACGGCCGACGGCCGCTACCAGGTGGGCCTGCGCCTGTGGCGGCTCGGCCAGTCCGTGGGACACCAACTGCGGGAGACCGCCCATCCGTACATCCAGGACCTCTACTCGCTGACGGGTGAGACCTCGCACCTGGCGATCAGGGACGGCCGCGAGGTGCTGTACATCTTCCGCCTCTACGGCACGAAGCGCGTCGCCCGTTCCTCCTGGTCCGGGGGCAGGCTCCCCCTGCACACGACCGCGGTGGGCAAGGTGATCCTCGCACACGAGGAGGAGTGGGTGCAGGAGGCGTTCCTCAGCCTGCAGATGGATCGGCCCACCCGCAACACCATCGACAATCCGGCGACCCTGGCCAGAGAGCTGGCGCAGATCCGCGGGCAGGGGTACGCCACCACCTACGAGGAGCAGCGCCTCGGAACCTGCTCCATCGCGGTCCCGGTGTTCCATTCGGGCCAGATCGGCGCGGGCCTGGGCGTGGTGCTCTCGGCGGACAAGTTCCCCACCCTCCCCCGCTTCCTGCCGACCCTGCAGGCGGTGAGCCGACGCATCGAGAAGGCGACCGCACATATTCCGTTGGAGACCCTCCTCGAATCGAGTCGGCTCGGCGATCACTAG
- a CDS encoding cytochrome P450: MSTETTTAPTATGGCPFSHGGGAAVIAEDHHGYEPFQMKDPFPAYAELRSEAPVMFDERIGYWVVSRYDDIKSVFDDWETFSSENAQAPVRERGPQAKQIMADGGFTAYSGLSARIPPEHTRIRAIAQKAFTPRRYKALEPDIRENVRKRLHDLLERADHTGDMVPDLAYDIPTITILTLIGVDTGEIDTYKKWSDSRAAMTWGDLSDEEQIPHAHNLVDYWQECQRLVAQAHRNPSDNLTGDLVRHQQDGGEISDHEIASLLYSLLFAGHETTTTLISNCFRVLLAHRDQWQQLIDDPKKINAAVDEVLRYSGSIVGWRRKATRDTEVGGQQIAEGDGLLLLMGSANRDDARFEHAEEFDISRTNAREHLSFGYGIHYCLGNMLAKLQAKICLEEATRLIPSLRLTDASDVDFRENLSFRVPTSVPVTWDA; encoded by the coding sequence ATGAGCACCGAAACCACAACCGCACCCACCGCCACCGGCGGCTGCCCCTTCAGCCACGGCGGCGGCGCGGCCGTCATCGCCGAGGACCATCACGGTTACGAGCCCTTCCAGATGAAGGACCCCTTCCCCGCCTACGCCGAGCTCCGCTCGGAGGCACCGGTCATGTTCGACGAGCGCATCGGCTACTGGGTGGTCTCCCGCTACGACGACATCAAGTCCGTGTTCGACGACTGGGAGACCTTCTCCTCCGAGAACGCCCAGGCCCCGGTCCGTGAGCGCGGCCCACAGGCGAAGCAGATCATGGCGGACGGTGGCTTCACCGCCTACTCGGGACTCTCCGCACGCATCCCCCCGGAGCACACCCGTATCCGCGCGATCGCCCAGAAGGCGTTCACCCCGCGCCGCTACAAGGCACTCGAGCCGGACATCCGCGAGAACGTCCGGAAGCGGCTCCACGACCTGCTCGAACGTGCGGACCACACCGGCGACATGGTGCCCGACCTCGCCTACGACATCCCCACCATCACCATCCTCACCCTCATCGGGGTGGACACCGGCGAGATCGACACCTACAAGAAATGGAGCGACTCCCGCGCCGCCATGACCTGGGGCGATCTCAGCGACGAGGAGCAGATCCCGCACGCACACAACCTCGTCGACTACTGGCAGGAATGCCAGCGACTCGTGGCGCAGGCCCACCGGAACCCGAGCGACAACCTCACCGGCGACCTGGTCCGCCACCAGCAGGACGGGGGCGAGATCTCCGACCACGAGATCGCCTCCCTCCTCTACTCCCTGCTCTTCGCCGGCCACGAGACGACCACCACCCTGATCTCCAACTGCTTCCGCGTGCTCCTCGCCCACCGCGACCAGTGGCAGCAGCTCATCGACGACCCGAAGAAGATCAACGCAGCCGTCGACGAGGTCCTGCGCTACTCCGGCTCCATCGTCGGTTGGCGCCGCAAGGCCACCCGCGACACCGAGGTCGGCGGGCAGCAGATCGCCGAGGGCGACGGCCTGCTCCTGCTCATGGGGTCCGCCAACCGCGACGACGCCCGCTTCGAACACGCGGAGGAGTTCGACATCTCCCGCACCAACGCCCGCGAGCACCTCTCCTTCGGCTACGGCATCCACTACTGCCTGGGCAACATGCTGGCCAAGCTGCAGGCGAAGATCTGCCTCGAAGAGGCGACCCGGCTCATCCCCTCCCTCCGGCTCACCGACGCTTCCGACGTCGACTTCCGCGAGAACCTCTCCTTCCGCGTCCCCACCTCCGTCCCGGTCACCTGGGACGCCTGA
- a CDS encoding PEP/pyruvate-binding domain-containing protein, whose amino-acid sequence MTDTNIYVQRFDDGREPLLETLGGKGASLVSMTAADMPVPPGFVVTTASFDAFMADAGIADQIHEALEGLDAEDVAAVEKLSAEIRDALCSRPVPAAARAAVLEAHAGLMAQCGGEVPVAVRSSATAEDLPDASFAGQQDTYLWQIGLEAVTEHIRRCWASLYTTRAIIYRLKNNIPNEGLSMAVVVQKMVNARVAGVAMTLNPANGDRSKVTIDSSWGVGELVVSGEVTPDNIMLDKVTLQVVNEHLGEKHIELVPDPAAGALIQRDVPAERANIRSLTDAELTAVATMAKRAEKHYRSPQDIEWALDADLPDGENLLLLQSRPETVHSNPATAAAEKKPVAAASAGGGFSLSFLPASVLAAK is encoded by the coding sequence ATGACCGACACCAACATCTACGTGCAGCGTTTCGACGACGGCCGCGAACCCCTCCTCGAGACCCTCGGCGGCAAAGGCGCCTCACTCGTGAGCATGACCGCCGCCGACATGCCGGTGCCGCCAGGCTTCGTCGTCACCACAGCCTCCTTCGACGCCTTCATGGCGGATGCGGGCATCGCCGACCAGATCCACGAGGCACTGGAAGGCCTCGACGCCGAAGATGTCGCGGCCGTCGAGAAGCTCTCCGCCGAGATCCGGGATGCGCTGTGCTCCCGCCCCGTTCCGGCGGCCGCCCGGGCAGCGGTCCTCGAGGCGCACGCCGGGCTCATGGCGCAGTGCGGAGGCGAGGTCCCCGTCGCCGTCCGTTCCTCCGCCACCGCCGAGGACCTTCCCGACGCCTCCTTCGCCGGCCAGCAGGACACCTACCTGTGGCAGATCGGTCTGGAGGCGGTGACCGAGCACATCCGCAGGTGCTGGGCCTCGCTGTACACCACCCGCGCGATCATCTACCGGCTGAAGAACAACATCCCCAATGAGGGCCTGTCCATGGCCGTCGTCGTGCAGAAGATGGTCAACGCACGTGTCGCCGGTGTGGCCATGACCCTCAACCCCGCCAACGGCGACCGCTCCAAGGTCACCATCGACTCCTCCTGGGGCGTCGGCGAGCTGGTCGTCTCCGGCGAGGTGACCCCGGACAACATCATGCTGGACAAGGTCACCCTGCAGGTGGTCAACGAGCACCTCGGCGAGAAGCACATCGAGCTCGTCCCCGACCCGGCCGCCGGGGCCCTGATCCAGCGCGACGTACCGGCGGAGCGCGCCAACATCCGCAGCCTCACCGACGCCGAACTCACCGCCGTCGCCACCATGGCCAAGCGCGCCGAGAAGCACTACCGGAGCCCGCAGGACATCGAGTGGGCACTCGACGCCGATCTCCCGGACGGGGAAAACCTGCTGCTCCTGCAGTCGCGCCCCGAGACGGTCCACTCCAACCCGGCGACCGCCGCGGCAGAGAAGAAGCCGGTGGCCGCAGCATCCGCAGGCGGCGGCTTCAGCCTCAGCTTCCTGCCCGCCTCCGTCCTCGCCGCCAAGTAA
- a CDS encoding PEP-utilizing enzyme has protein sequence MTRKSFPKPSELPVPAGAEGWEKIYPYYLVFQDKLKDKENEKFWFCDSQHWPTVFKPFETIGGEFAVKCLGQYNARHLMIPNANGIEFRVHLGYLYMSPVSVPEDEMAARVPEFQARITHYFQNWEPMLEEWKKKVRGTIDELESLTFDRLPDMVPMSDIESGKAMDGSEVLLENYDRLIALAYRNWQYHFEFLNLGYIAYLDFFNYCKEVFPDIPDQSIAQMVQGVDMELFRPDDELKELAQLAVELGLQDKFSDPDDAEATLAAITSAAGGDVWIARWEQAQDPWFNFTTGNGFYGHDKYWIDYLEIPLGFIADYIRRLDEGQTIKRPTSELIAEKDRIVGEYRDLLDGEAQGIFDAKLELSATAYPYVENHNFYIEHWTMGVFWRKVRELSRTMHSYGFWEEENDLLYLNRNEVRDALFDLVTGHGVGAPDGPIGPIYWPEIIAERKKIVTALKTARPAPALNTPPQAITEPFTRMLWGITTEQVESWLGVAEEGSEGVLKGMAASSGIVEGRARLIMDSEQLSDIQDGEILVAPVTAPSWGPVFGKIRAAVTDIGGMMSHAAIVCREYGLPAVTGTGSATTTITDGQLIRVDGTTGKVTILDGEGAAPTVAGPGAHSHSHDHAHEHTPEPAHV, from the coding sequence ATGACCAGGAAGTCCTTTCCCAAGCCCTCCGAACTGCCGGTGCCCGCAGGCGCCGAAGGGTGGGAGAAAATCTACCCCTACTACCTCGTCTTCCAGGACAAGCTGAAGGACAAGGAGAACGAGAAGTTCTGGTTCTGCGACTCCCAGCACTGGCCGACCGTGTTCAAGCCCTTCGAGACCATCGGCGGCGAATTCGCCGTCAAGTGCCTGGGCCAGTACAACGCCCGCCACCTGATGATCCCCAACGCCAACGGCATCGAGTTCCGCGTCCACCTGGGTTACCTCTACATGTCCCCGGTCAGCGTCCCCGAGGATGAGATGGCCGCCCGGGTCCCGGAATTCCAGGCCCGCATCACGCACTACTTCCAGAACTGGGAGCCCATGCTGGAGGAGTGGAAGAAGAAGGTCCGCGGGACCATCGACGAGCTCGAGTCCCTCACCTTCGACCGCCTCCCCGACATGGTCCCCATGTCCGACATCGAATCCGGCAAGGCCATGGACGGTTCCGAGGTCCTCCTGGAGAACTACGACCGGCTCATCGCCCTGGCCTACCGCAACTGGCAGTACCACTTCGAGTTCCTCAACCTCGGCTACATCGCCTACCTCGACTTCTTCAACTACTGCAAGGAGGTCTTCCCCGACATCCCGGACCAGTCGATCGCCCAGATGGTGCAGGGCGTGGACATGGAGCTGTTCCGTCCGGACGACGAGCTCAAGGAGCTGGCGCAGCTCGCCGTCGAGCTGGGCCTGCAGGACAAGTTCAGCGACCCCGACGACGCGGAGGCCACACTGGCGGCGATCACCTCGGCCGCCGGCGGCGACGTCTGGATCGCGCGATGGGAGCAGGCCCAGGATCCGTGGTTCAACTTCACCACCGGCAACGGGTTCTACGGCCACGACAAGTACTGGATCGACTACCTCGAGATCCCGCTCGGCTTCATCGCCGACTACATCCGACGCCTTGACGAGGGCCAGACCATCAAGCGCCCGACCTCCGAACTCATCGCCGAGAAGGACCGGATCGTCGGGGAATACCGCGACCTGCTCGACGGCGAGGCCCAGGGCATCTTCGACGCCAAACTCGAGTTGTCCGCCACCGCCTACCCCTACGTGGAGAACCACAACTTCTACATCGAACACTGGACCATGGGCGTCTTCTGGCGCAAGGTGCGCGAGCTCTCACGCACCATGCACTCCTACGGTTTCTGGGAGGAGGAGAACGACCTTCTCTACCTCAACCGCAACGAGGTCCGCGACGCGCTCTTCGACCTGGTCACCGGCCACGGCGTCGGCGCACCGGACGGTCCGATCGGTCCGATCTACTGGCCGGAGATCATCGCCGAGCGCAAGAAGATCGTCACCGCGCTGAAGACCGCCCGCCCGGCGCCGGCGCTGAACACCCCGCCGCAGGCCATCACCGAGCCGTTCACCCGCATGCTCTGGGGCATCACCACCGAGCAGGTCGAGTCCTGGCTCGGCGTCGCCGAGGAAGGCAGCGAAGGCGTGCTCAAGGGCATGGCCGCCTCCTCCGGCATCGTCGAGGGGCGCGCCCGCCTCATCATGGACTCCGAGCAGCTCTCCGACATCCAGGACGGCGAGATCCTCGTCGCCCCGGTCACGGCCCCGAGCTGGGGCCCGGTCTTCGGCAAGATCAGGGCCGCCGTCACCGACATCGGCGGCATGATGAGCCACGCCGCCATCGTCTGCCGCGAGTACGGCCTCCCGGCCGTCACCGGCACCGGCAGCGCCACGACCACCATCACCGACGGTCAGCTCATCCGCGTCGACGGCACCACCGGCAAGGTCACCATCCTCGACGGCGAAGGGGCCGCCCCCACGGTGGCGGGCCCCGGCGCGCACTCCCACTCCCATGACCACGCCCACGAGCACACCCCGGAGCCCGCGCATGTCTAG
- a CDS encoding SDR family NAD(P)-dependent oxidoreductase, with translation MSSRTVLVTGAAGGLGRAFALGFARRGDNVVAADLNLDGAEETARLLAEEGVTSLAVKVDVTDPASTVELAAAAAEFGEGRIDVVINNAAIYATVTRSPLEEIDPAEWDLVMGVNLKGPWLVTRAVSEYLPAGARIVNLSSATVMSGSAHWAHYVASKGGVIALTRVMAKELGARDITVNAVAPGFTLTEASLNLMDDAATYGVDRGSIRRASQPEDIVGAALFLASPEAGYITGQTLVVDGGRQFI, from the coding sequence ATGTCTAGCCGCACCGTCCTCGTCACCGGCGCAGCCGGCGGACTGGGCCGCGCCTTCGCCCTGGGATTCGCCCGCCGCGGGGACAACGTCGTCGCCGCCGACCTCAACCTGGACGGCGCAGAGGAGACCGCCCGGCTGCTCGCCGAGGAGGGCGTGACATCCCTGGCGGTGAAAGTCGACGTCACGGACCCCGCCTCCACCGTGGAGCTCGCGGCCGCGGCAGCGGAGTTCGGGGAGGGCCGGATCGATGTCGTCATCAACAACGCCGCCATCTACGCCACCGTCACCCGCTCCCCGCTCGAGGAGATCGACCCGGCCGAGTGGGACCTGGTGATGGGGGTCAACCTCAAGGGCCCGTGGCTGGTCACCCGCGCCGTCAGCGAGTACCTGCCGGCCGGCGCCCGCATAGTCAACCTCTCGTCGGCGACCGTGATGTCCGGTTCCGCCCACTGGGCGCACTACGTCGCCTCCAAGGGAGGAGTCATCGCCCTGACCCGGGTCATGGCCAAGGAGCTCGGCGCCCGCGACATCACCGTCAACGCCGTCGCCCCCGGCTTCACCCTCACCGAGGCCAGCCTCAACCTCATGGACGACGCCGCCACCTACGGCGTCGACCGCGGATCCATCAGGCGTGCGAGCCAACCCGAGGACATCGTCGGCGCGGCACTCTTCCTCGCCTCCCCCGAAGCGGGCTACATCACCGGTCAGACCCTCGTGGTCGACGGTGGCCGCCAGTTCATCTGA
- a CDS encoding 2Fe-2S iron-sulfur cluster-binding protein yields MTTIQYTDAEGTTRLIEAKIGDSVMETAVRNGVPGIVAECGGSLSCATCHILLDEEQDPAQLAELPEMSDMEDEMLYGTACDRQDNSRLSCQIPVTEGMALAVTTPETQV; encoded by the coding sequence ATGACCACCATCCAGTACACCGACGCAGAGGGCACGACCCGTCTCATCGAGGCGAAGATCGGTGACTCCGTCATGGAGACCGCCGTCCGTAACGGCGTCCCCGGAATCGTCGCAGAATGCGGCGGCTCCCTGTCCTGCGCCACCTGCCACATCCTCCTGGACGAGGAGCAGGACCCCGCACAGCTGGCGGAGCTGCCGGAGATGAGCGACATGGAGGACGAGATGCTCTACGGCACCGCCTGTGACCGACAGGACAACTCCCGACTCTCCTGCCAGATCCCCGTGACCGAGGGCATGGCACTCGCCGTGACCACCCCCGAGACCCAGGTCTAG
- a CDS encoding NAD(P)/FAD-dependent oxidoreductase, giving the protein MTTTTTGLLIIGASQAGVQLAISLRALGFDEHITLLGEEDHRPYQRPALSKEFLQGKYDKERLIFRSNEYWEEHDIRLVKGTRIERIDKFADGSGTAVAADGTEFAFTRLALAVGARARRLEIPGADLSGIVYLRNADDALALKASLDGVENAVVIGGGFIGLEAACSLQELDKTVTVIEHGPRLVGRAVGEETSGYFLQAHRRSGMEVLLDTGVEKFIGDEEGRVAGVVLADGTQVPAQLVLIGIGVIPNTELAEQLGLQVDNGIVVDRHALASDGTTVAVGDVANQPNPLPGTPEGERIRLESVNNAIEHAKVAAYSLVGQREDYAGIPWFWSNQGDLKLQIAGLSLGYDSTVIRRDDARGKFSVLYYRDGQIVAADCVNHPLDFMAVRNALARNQNIPADEAADSSTPLKSIVRDLETAS; this is encoded by the coding sequence ATGACAACCACCACGACCGGGCTGCTGATCATCGGCGCGAGCCAGGCGGGGGTCCAGCTGGCGATCTCGCTGCGCGCCCTCGGCTTCGACGAGCACATCACCCTGCTCGGCGAAGAGGACCACCGTCCCTACCAGCGCCCCGCCCTGTCCAAGGAGTTCCTGCAGGGCAAGTACGACAAGGAACGCCTCATCTTCCGCTCCAACGAGTACTGGGAAGAGCACGACATCCGCCTGGTCAAGGGCACCCGCATCGAGCGGATCGACAAGTTCGCCGACGGGTCCGGAACCGCCGTGGCCGCGGACGGCACCGAGTTCGCCTTCACACGCCTCGCCCTCGCCGTCGGCGCCCGCGCCCGCCGCCTGGAGATTCCCGGCGCGGATCTGTCCGGCATCGTCTACCTGCGCAACGCCGACGACGCCCTGGCACTCAAGGCCTCCCTCGACGGCGTCGAGAACGCCGTCGTGATCGGCGGCGGGTTCATCGGCCTGGAGGCGGCCTGCTCGCTCCAGGAACTGGACAAGACCGTGACCGTCATCGAACACGGCCCCCGCCTGGTGGGTCGCGCCGTCGGCGAGGAGACCTCCGGGTACTTCCTGCAGGCACACCGCCGCAGCGGGATGGAGGTGCTGCTCGACACGGGCGTCGAGAAGTTCATCGGTGATGAGGAGGGCCGGGTGGCCGGGGTCGTCCTGGCCGACGGCACGCAGGTGCCCGCGCAGCTGGTGCTCATCGGCATCGGCGTCATCCCCAACACGGAGCTGGCCGAGCAGCTCGGCCTGCAGGTGGACAACGGCATCGTCGTGGACCGCCACGCGCTCGCCTCGGACGGCACCACCGTCGCCGTCGGCGATGTGGCCAACCAGCCCAATCCCCTGCCCGGCACGCCGGAGGGCGAACGCATCCGCCTCGAGAGCGTCAACAACGCCATCGAGCACGCCAAGGTCGCCGCCTACTCGCTGGTGGGCCAGCGGGAGGACTACGCCGGCATCCCCTGGTTCTGGTCGAACCAGGGCGACCTCAAACTGCAGATCGCGGGCCTGTCCCTGGGCTATGACTCCACCGTCATCCGGCGTGATGACGCCCGCGGGAAGTTCAGCGTCCTCTACTACCGGGACGGCCAGATCGTGGCCGCGGACTGCGTCAACCATCCCCTCGACTTCATGGCCGTGCGCAACGCGCTGGCCAGGAACCAGAACATCCCGGCAGACGAGGCCGCCGATTCCTCGACCCCGCTCAAGTCCATCGTCAGAGATCTGGAGACCGCATCATGA
- a CDS encoding HD domain-containing protein — MTTSPPTWAPATPEQHADDPRARAFAQDHPRRPIPSDHEVEASPICLTPGTGLEELWRAIVPETRTRANDLHLPIATAYASRLCDAYPQADRELVLVATALHDTGWAHVDESRIVSEGFRGDWRKAAIRFEHEAEGCNVARRVLPELGYDEEFIDRVCEIIDGHDTRHVAYSLEDAIVRDSDRLWRFDRAGIAMSTSWFGMDPAVYVDRLQTEIVPELITDAAHQIARADLDRSRHLLRTETIR; from the coding sequence ATGACCACCTCCCCACCCACCTGGGCGCCGGCCACCCCGGAGCAGCACGCGGACGATCCCCGCGCCCGTGCCTTCGCGCAGGATCATCCCCGGCGGCCGATCCCGAGCGACCACGAGGTCGAGGCGTCCCCGATCTGCCTGACCCCCGGCACCGGCCTGGAGGAGCTGTGGCGTGCGATCGTCCCCGAGACCCGTACCCGCGCCAATGACCTGCACCTGCCTATCGCCACCGCCTACGCCTCCCGGTTGTGCGACGCCTATCCGCAGGCCGACCGGGAACTGGTCCTCGTGGCCACCGCCCTGCACGACACCGGGTGGGCCCACGTCGATGAGTCCCGCATCGTCTCGGAGGGGTTCCGGGGCGACTGGCGCAAGGCCGCCATCCGCTTCGAGCATGAGGCGGAGGGCTGCAACGTCGCCCGGCGTGTCCTGCCGGAGCTGGGTTATGACGAGGAGTTCATCGACCGTGTCTGCGAGATCATCGACGGCCACGACACCCGCCACGTCGCCTACTCCCTGGAGGATGCGATCGTGCGCGACTCTGACCGCCTGTGGCGCTTCGACCGGGCCGGCATCGCCATGTCGACGTCGTGGTTCGGCATGGACCCCGCCGTCTACGTCGACCGCCTCCAGACCGAGATCGTCCCTGAACTGATCACCGACGCCGCCCACCAGATCGCCCGCGCCGACCTGGACCGTTCCCGTCACCTGCTCCGGACGGAGACCATCCGATGA
- a CDS encoding aldehyde dehydrogenase family protein — protein MDARARRAALSLPHTHVDDFYIDGDWRPAASGQRNPVVDPATGETWGSVPAATAAELDLAVAAARRSLSEWSALTAAERAGHLLRIADEIESRAEQLAHTNTRENGSPVSETLGAAANAAGIFRYFASLAGWLDAEDVRPFPAGGAETVVEKDPIGVCGLIAPWNFPINLVVIKLAPALLAGCSVIIKPASPTPLSIRFIIEAVAAAGVPAGVVNLLTGPGRFGDAIVRHPGIDKIAFTGSTPVGRKIAAACGELLRPVTLELGGKSSAIILPDADLTAVSRVLIRSCMRNTGQTCYISTRILAPASRYEEVVEMVADTIAAAPQGDPLDPGTVFGPVATAAQFESVSGFLDSARAEGARAVTGGSPVVLGGGLAEGVFIAPTVLADVTPDMTVAREEIFGPVLTILRYDDSDGTADEAVDLANNTDFGLGGLVFGADEDQALAVARRVDSGSVGINFFGSNHAAPFGGRHDSGMGVEYGIEGLSAYLSYKSIHRRTA, from the coding sequence ATCGACGCCCGCGCCCGCCGCGCCGCCCTGTCTCTCCCCCACACCCACGTCGACGACTTCTACATCGACGGCGACTGGCGCCCGGCCGCCAGTGGGCAGCGCAACCCCGTGGTCGACCCCGCCACCGGGGAGACCTGGGGTTCGGTGCCCGCGGCCACCGCCGCAGAACTCGACCTGGCCGTCGCCGCCGCCCGCCGCTCCCTGAGTGAATGGTCCGCCCTGACGGCCGCCGAACGCGCCGGTCACCTGCTGCGGATCGCCGACGAGATCGAGTCCCGCGCGGAGCAGCTCGCCCACACCAACACCCGCGAGAACGGCTCCCCGGTCTCCGAGACCCTGGGCGCCGCCGCCAACGCCGCCGGCATCTTCCGCTACTTCGCCTCCCTCGCCGGCTGGCTCGACGCCGAGGACGTCCGCCCCTTCCCGGCCGGCGGCGCGGAGACGGTCGTGGAGAAGGATCCCATCGGGGTCTGCGGGCTCATCGCCCCCTGGAACTTCCCGATCAACCTGGTGGTGATCAAGCTGGCCCCGGCGCTGCTCGCCGGCTGCAGCGTCATCATCAAACCGGCCTCCCCCACCCCGCTGTCCATCCGTTTCATCATCGAGGCCGTGGCGGCCGCCGGCGTCCCGGCGGGCGTGGTCAACCTGCTGACCGGCCCGGGCCGCTTCGGTGACGCGATCGTCCGCCACCCCGGCATCGACAAGATCGCCTTCACCGGCTCCACCCCGGTCGGCCGGAAGATCGCCGCGGCCTGCGGTGAGCTGCTGCGCCCGGTGACCCTGGAGCTCGGCGGCAAGTCCTCGGCCATCATCCTCCCCGACGCCGACCTGACGGCCGTGTCCCGGGTGCTCATCCGCTCGTGCATGCGCAACACGGGCCAGACCTGTTACATCTCCACCCGCATCCTCGCCCCGGCGTCCCGCTACGAGGAGGTCGTGGAGATGGTGGCCGACACCATCGCCGCTGCGCCCCAGGGTGATCCCCTGGATCCGGGAACCGTGTTCGGCCCCGTGGCCACCGCCGCCCAGTTCGAGTCGGTCTCCGGTTTCCTCGACTCCGCCCGGGCTGAGGGCGCCCGCGCCGTCACCGGCGGATCGCCGGTCGTGCTCGGCGGCGGCCTGGCGGAGGGCGTGTTCATCGCGCCCACGGTGCTCGCCGACGTCACCCCGGACATGACCGTGGCCAGGGAGGAGATCTTCGGTCCCGTGCTCACGATCCTGCGCTACGACGACTCGGACGGCACCGCCGACGAGGCGGTCGACCTGGCCAACAACACGGACTTCGGCCTCGGCGGTCTGGTGTTCGGCGCCGACGAGGATCAGGCTCTGGCGGTGGCCCGCCGGGTCGACTCCGGCTCGGTCGGCATCAACTTCTTCGGGTCCAACCACGCCGCCCCCTTCGGCGGCCGACACGACTCCGGCATGGGTGTGGAATACGGCATCGAGGGGCTCAGCGCCTACCTCTCCTACAAGTCGATCCACCGTCGCACCGCCTGA